From Prochlorococcus sp. MIT 1223, the proteins below share one genomic window:
- a CDS encoding glucose-6-phosphate isomerase, whose protein sequence is MTIPELDTTEQKNHWGDFCDQLWFSDQLGMWLDISKMNINSKDYEKYKQSFSKSFIALEELENGSIANKDENRQVGHYWLRDPLIAPDEVVGKRISSEICSISKFGKDILDGTITNQNDQKFRHVLWIGIGGSGLGPLLIVESLQELNQGINFHFIDNIDTDGINRKLNNLGDAIKEALIVVVSKSGGTPEPNLAMDQVKKYLSEKGGNWPSQSVAITMQDSNLDKLATEDNWLKTFDLPDWVGGRTSITGAVGLLPIALINRDVNKFLEGSKIMDSITRNRTLLENPAALLALAWLVAGEGKGLRDMVILPYKDSLQVFSKYLQQLIMESLGKREDREGNIVFQGISVYGNKGSTDQHAYVQQLRDGIDNFFVNFIEVLTDNNNIKPINGRNPGDYLSGFLQGTRSALSDSNRQNLTITLTNYNEKSLGALVALFERAVGIYAEIVNINAYHQPGVEAGKKAASDVIFLQSKIENILSDGIARNIEGIATLSNSVNYESIFMILRHLSKNNHRYSVSGDWNNPKSLIFKYS, encoded by the coding sequence ATGACTATTCCAGAATTAGATACGACTGAACAGAAAAACCACTGGGGTGACTTTTGTGACCAGCTTTGGTTTAGTGACCAGTTGGGAATGTGGTTGGATATTAGTAAAATGAATATAAATTCTAAAGATTATGAGAAATATAAGCAATCTTTTTCCAAGTCTTTTATTGCCTTAGAAGAATTAGAGAATGGTTCAATTGCTAATAAAGATGAGAATAGACAAGTTGGTCATTATTGGCTTAGAGATCCCTTAATAGCTCCCGATGAAGTAGTAGGAAAGCGTATATCCTCCGAGATTTGTTCTATTTCAAAATTTGGTAAGGATATATTAGATGGAACAATAACAAATCAAAATGATCAAAAGTTTAGACATGTTTTGTGGATTGGAATTGGTGGAAGTGGTTTAGGACCATTATTAATTGTTGAGTCCTTACAAGAACTGAATCAGGGTATAAATTTTCATTTTATAGATAATATAGATACTGACGGTATAAATCGTAAGCTTAATAATCTTGGAGATGCAATAAAAGAAGCACTTATCGTTGTTGTTAGTAAGTCAGGGGGGACCCCAGAGCCTAATCTAGCGATGGATCAAGTTAAGAAGTATCTATCAGAGAAAGGTGGTAATTGGCCTTCTCAATCTGTTGCTATAACTATGCAAGATAGCAATCTGGATAAATTGGCAACTGAGGATAATTGGTTAAAAACATTTGATTTGCCAGATTGGGTTGGAGGGCGGACAAGTATTACTGGTGCAGTTGGTTTGCTACCAATTGCCCTTATTAATAGGGATGTTAATAAATTTTTAGAGGGTTCAAAGATTATGGACTCAATAACTAGAAATAGAACTCTCTTAGAGAATCCAGCTGCATTACTTGCTTTGGCATGGCTTGTTGCTGGAGAAGGGAAAGGGCTAAGAGATATGGTTATTCTTCCGTATAAAGATAGCCTTCAAGTGTTTAGTAAATATCTTCAACAGTTAATTATGGAATCCTTAGGGAAAAGAGAAGATAGAGAAGGAAATATCGTGTTTCAGGGCATATCAGTTTATGGCAACAAGGGGTCAACAGACCAACATGCATATGTCCAACAACTCAGAGATGGAATAGATAACTTCTTTGTTAATTTTATAGAGGTCCTAACTGATAATAATAATATAAAACCCATAAATGGCCGTAATCCAGGAGATTACCTATCAGGATTTTTACAAGGTACTAGATCAGCTTTAAGTGATAGCAATAGGCAGAATCTTACAATTACTTTAACCAACTATAATGAAAAATCCTTAGGAGCTCTTGTCGCCTTATTTGAAAGAGCTGTTGGAATATATGCAGAAATTGTTAATATAAATGCTTACCATCAACCAGGCGTTGAAGCAGGAAAGAAGGCAGCTTCTGATGTTATTTTTCTACAATCTAAAATAGAAAATATACTCTCTGATGGCATTGCACGAAATATAGAAGGAATTGCTACTTTATCTAATAGTGTTAATTATGAATCAATATTTATGATCTTGAGACATTTAAGCAAGAATAATCATCGTTATAGTGTTTCTGGTGATTGGAATAATCCTAAAAGTCTAATATTTAAATATAGTTAA
- the purN gene encoding phosphoribosylglycinamide formyltransferase, which produces MVENGYQEEPIKKSNLINSITSTHNISYEKFAPPLRLAVLASGKGSNLEAIIKAIRQRKLYAEVVILIVNNENCNARVIASEHGIKCIYTDHRNFTDRISYDQNLVDILKRTDIDGIVMAGWMRIVSPLFIEAFPNRLINVHPSLLPSFKGSNAIKKALLSKAKITGCTIHKVIDEVDSGEIIAQAAVLISEDDDENSLKEKIQFQEHKLLPIAISIIGNEWRKETTVEKK; this is translated from the coding sequence ATGGTTGAAAATGGGTATCAAGAAGAACCAATTAAAAAATCTAATTTAATCAATTCTATCACATCTACTCATAATATTTCTTATGAAAAGTTTGCACCCCCTTTAAGGTTAGCTGTACTTGCCTCCGGGAAAGGTTCCAATCTAGAAGCAATAATCAAAGCAATTAGACAACGGAAATTATATGCAGAAGTAGTCATTCTTATAGTAAATAATGAGAATTGCAATGCAAGGGTTATTGCAAGCGAACATGGCATTAAATGTATATATACTGATCATAGAAACTTTACAGACCGTATAAGTTATGATCAAAATTTAGTGGATATTTTAAAAAGAACTGATATCGATGGAATAGTTATGGCAGGTTGGATGCGTATTGTTTCGCCTTTATTTATAGAAGCATTTCCTAATAGGTTAATAAATGTTCACCCATCTTTATTACCAAGCTTTAAAGGGAGTAATGCTATAAAAAAGGCCTTATTATCTAAAGCCAAAATAACTGGTTGTACAATTCATAAGGTGATTGATGAAGTGGACTCAGGAGAAATTATTGCTCAAGCAGCTGTTTTAATTTCAGAAGATGATGATGAAAATTCCTTAAAAGAAAAAATACAATTTCAAGAACACAAATTACTACCAATAGCTATATCTATAATTGGAAATGAATGGAGAAAAGAAACTACGGTTGAAAAGAAGTAA
- the argC gene encoding N-acetyl-gamma-glutamyl-phosphate reductase yields the protein MEFAKTEKKRVAILGATGYGGIQLVRLLSEHPSFEITFLGGDRNAGRSWNELFPYINLKNNLEIENINIERIVKKSDYVLLSLPNGLASSIVPDLISQGLRVLDLSADYRYTSLDDWKSAYSSESIKYEREDYDLCHKAIYGLPELNRKEIAKSNLVACPGCFPTASLLGLFPFLKQGLIDYEGIIIDAKTGTSGGGRIPKEHLLFSECSESISPYGVIGHRHTSEIENIAGSITGHPIELQFTPHLVPMVRGILSTIYARLRDPGLRAEDCATLLDTFYRKEPFVEILPVGIYPSTKWVKQTNKVLISVQVDKRSGRLVIMSVIDNLIKGQAGQAIQNLNIMANLEEYISLPVTSFQP from the coding sequence ATGGAGTTTGCTAAGACAGAGAAAAAAAGAGTTGCAATTTTAGGTGCAACTGGATATGGAGGAATACAACTTGTTCGGTTACTAAGCGAGCATCCATCATTTGAGATTACATTTCTTGGCGGTGATAGAAATGCAGGAAGAAGCTGGAATGAACTATTCCCTTATATAAATCTAAAAAACAATCTTGAAATTGAAAATATAAATATAGAAAGAATAGTTAAAAAGTCTGATTATGTTTTGCTAAGTCTTCCTAATGGATTAGCGTCGAGTATTGTCCCTGACTTAATTAGTCAAGGACTAAGAGTATTAGATTTGTCTGCAGACTATCGTTATACCTCCTTAGATGATTGGAAATCAGCGTATTCTTCAGAATCTATAAAGTATGAACGTGAAGACTATGATTTGTGCCATAAGGCTATTTATGGCTTGCCAGAATTGAATAGAAAGGAAATAGCTAAGAGCAACCTTGTTGCATGTCCTGGATGCTTTCCAACAGCGTCTCTTTTGGGTTTATTCCCTTTTTTAAAGCAAGGTTTAATTGACTATGAAGGAATAATTATAGATGCAAAGACAGGTACGTCAGGTGGTGGTCGAATTCCTAAGGAACACCTTTTGTTTTCTGAATGTTCAGAATCGATTTCTCCCTATGGAGTTATTGGCCATAGACATACATCTGAAATTGAAAATATTGCTGGAAGTATTACTGGGCATCCAATTGAATTACAATTTACACCTCATTTAGTTCCTATGGTAAGAGGGATTTTGTCGACTATTTATGCCCGTCTAAGGGATCCTGGACTCAGAGCCGAAGACTGTGCAACTCTGCTCGATACCTTTTATAGGAAAGAACCATTTGTTGAAATTCTTCCTGTAGGAATATATCCATCTACTAAATGGGTAAAGCAAACAAATAAAGTTCTTATATCAGTTCAAGTTGATAAACGCTCTGGTCGTTTAGTAATAATGAGCGTAATTGATAACTTAATAAAAGGACAAGCTGGTCAAGCTATACAGAACTTAAATATAATGGCAAATCTAGAGGAGTATATATCCTTACCAGTTACTTCTTTTCAACCGTAG
- the ribBA gene encoding bifunctional 3,4-dihydroxy-2-butanone-4-phosphate synthase/GTP cyclohydrolase II has product MNSSEKTNDIRFDEIVEALEAIRNGECVVVVDDERRENEGDLICAAQFATPQQINFMATEGRGLICLAMQGERLDLLDLPLMVDRNTDSNQTAFTVSIDAGPESGVSTGISAEDRAKTIQVAINTSTQPNDLRRPGHIFPLRAKKGGVLKRAGHTEAAVDISMLAGLNPAGVICEIQNSDGSMARLPELKEFAQNWNLKLISIADLIRYRLENERFVYRQAKANLPSLFGEFEAIGYKNILDGSEHIAIVKGDLQKMKPPVLVRMHSECLTGDAFGSLRCDCRPQLEAALSRISQEGEGVVVYLRQEGRGIGLINKLKAYSLQDTGFDTVEANEKLGFPADLRNYGVGAQILTDLGINRLRLLTNNPRKIAGLGGYGLKVESRIPLVICPGDHNAAYLKVKREKLGHMFGDEQSFKNNRYIIIFWDGEIESNDISNFKENINKLASTNLLRLSPENYTRLLALWESPTFVWKVNPVLETTDTSTKSINTKAVELLLRGISKLTGTKRIGLLSTSNIEQTLHPSQNIQCVIKSLKTLEDLQISIEESIINKSEPSMFIWK; this is encoded by the coding sequence TTGAATTCATCAGAAAAAACCAATGATATCCGTTTTGACGAGATAGTTGAGGCTCTTGAAGCAATAAGGAATGGTGAGTGTGTTGTAGTTGTAGATGATGAAAGAAGAGAAAATGAAGGTGATTTAATTTGTGCTGCACAATTTGCGACACCCCAGCAAATTAATTTCATGGCGACTGAGGGAAGAGGTCTTATATGTCTGGCTATGCAAGGTGAACGATTGGATTTATTAGATTTACCACTAATGGTAGATAGGAACACAGATTCAAACCAAACGGCATTTACGGTAAGTATCGACGCGGGTCCCGAATCAGGAGTTTCAACTGGGATTTCAGCTGAAGATAGAGCTAAAACTATACAAGTGGCTATTAATACATCAACCCAACCAAATGACCTTCGAAGGCCTGGCCATATTTTCCCTTTACGGGCTAAGAAAGGAGGAGTTTTAAAAAGAGCTGGTCACACTGAAGCCGCAGTAGACATTTCGATGCTTGCAGGATTAAATCCTGCTGGTGTTATTTGCGAAATTCAGAACTCCGATGGATCAATGGCAAGACTGCCTGAATTAAAAGAATTTGCACAAAATTGGAACTTAAAACTTATTAGTATTGCCGATTTAATTAGGTATAGATTAGAAAATGAAAGATTCGTATATAGGCAGGCCAAAGCAAATCTTCCTAGTCTATTTGGAGAGTTTGAAGCAATAGGATATAAAAACATCCTTGATGGTTCAGAACATATAGCAATAGTTAAAGGAGACCTCCAAAAAATGAAGCCGCCAGTCCTAGTGAGGATGCATTCAGAATGTCTGACTGGAGATGCCTTTGGATCTTTAAGATGCGACTGTCGTCCTCAACTAGAAGCTGCATTATCAAGAATTTCACAAGAAGGAGAAGGAGTCGTTGTTTATTTAAGACAAGAGGGAAGGGGGATCGGTTTAATAAACAAACTAAAGGCCTACAGTCTTCAAGATACTGGCTTTGACACCGTAGAAGCCAATGAGAAACTTGGATTCCCAGCAGATCTAAGGAACTACGGAGTTGGGGCACAAATATTAACTGATTTGGGAATAAATAGACTTAGGTTACTAACAAATAATCCTAGAAAAATCGCAGGTTTAGGAGGATATGGACTTAAGGTTGAGAGTCGAATTCCATTAGTAATCTGTCCAGGTGACCATAATGCAGCTTACTTAAAAGTAAAAAGGGAAAAACTTGGCCATATGTTTGGTGATGAACAATCATTTAAAAATAATCGTTATATTATTATATTTTGGGATGGAGAAATTGAATCAAATGATATAAGTAATTTCAAAGAAAATATCAACAAGTTAGCTTCAACTAATCTATTAAGATTATCTCCAGAAAATTATACACGTCTTCTAGCTTTATGGGAAAGTCCTACATTTGTCTGGAAGGTCAATCCAGTTCTAGAAACGACAGATACTAGTACTAAAAGTATCAATACTAAGGCAGTAGAATTACTCCTAAGGGGTATAAGTAAATTAACTGGGACAAAACGTATTGGACTTTTATCTACTTCTAATATTGAACAAACATTACATCCATCTCAAAACATTCAATGTGTTATTAAGTCATTAAAAACTCTTGAAGATCTTCAGATTTCTATAGAAGAATCGATTATAAATAAAAGCGAGCCAAGTATGTTTATTTGGAAATAG
- a CDS encoding peptidylprolyl isomerase — MIKARMETECGIIELDLFDNDAPNTVSNFVKLVEEGFYDGLAFHRVINGFMAQGGCPNSRDGSKAMAGTGGPGYSIDCEINNRKHIKGSLSMAHAGKNTGGSQFFIVHEPQPHLDGVHTVFGETKNMDIVYSLKNGSKINKVEIIK; from the coding sequence ATGATTAAAGCACGAATGGAAACAGAATGTGGAATCATTGAACTTGATTTGTTTGATAATGATGCGCCAAACACAGTTTCTAATTTTGTAAAATTAGTAGAAGAAGGCTTTTACGATGGACTTGCTTTCCATCGTGTAATAAATGGTTTTATGGCACAGGGTGGCTGCCCTAACTCTCGAGATGGATCTAAGGCAATGGCTGGTACTGGAGGCCCAGGTTATTCTATAGATTGCGAGATTAATAATAGAAAGCACATCAAAGGTTCACTTTCTATGGCTCATGCTGGAAAGAATACAGGAGGAAGTCAGTTTTTTATTGTTCATGAACCTCAGCCCCATTTAGATGGAGTTCATACAGTATTTGGTGAAACCAAAAACATGGATATAGTTTATTCACTGAAGAATGGATCTAAAATTAATAAAGTTGAAATAATAAAATAA
- a CDS encoding DUF3110 domain-containing protein — MNVHVLLFQAGEDSEGIHSLEIKEKTVVLMFEEKDDAERYCGLLEAQDFPSPTVEIVDRSEIEIFCKQSGYESRFVEKGFIPNNQEERLLISPPHTNLDVSGWDENLDYSSDDLENETETDISHLDNLKRSLEDLL; from the coding sequence ATGAACGTTCATGTTTTGTTATTTCAGGCTGGGGAAGATAGCGAAGGTATTCATTCATTAGAAATAAAGGAAAAAACCGTAGTTCTAATGTTTGAAGAAAAGGATGATGCAGAAAGATACTGCGGTCTATTAGAAGCGCAGGACTTTCCAAGCCCAACTGTAGAAATTGTTGATCGTTCAGAAATAGAGATTTTCTGCAAGCAATCAGGATATGAAAGTCGATTTGTTGAGAAAGGTTTTATTCCAAACAACCAAGAAGAAAGACTATTAATATCTCCACCTCATACAAACCTAGACGTTAGCGGATGGGATGAAAATTTAGATTATTCTAGTGATGATCTTGAAAATGAAACAGAAACGGATATTAGTCATCTTGATAATCTTAAAAGATCTCTTGAGGATTTGCTTTGA
- a CDS encoding DnaJ domain-containing protein: MTSTAKPDYWSILGLDQDSDLQQLKSAFRKEARKWHPDLNKDDSSAEERFKLINEAYAVLSDPKKRVAWESNSDFKRSDDDLFAEGFPSYEEYISLVLGIENDTEIDQIDNISYEQQVDDESYVSSNEYWPTPSEVPPPPVKLVEDLESIVELTVDEALNGSQVEVELDDGTIVEIRTPKFAGDGWRLRLAGIAFSGKDHFIQLRVQTSEGLRIDGLRVNYRLELLPPEALLGCAVEVPTLNGYVTLQVPPRSSSGRLLRLRGRGLNYEDITGDQYVEIVIIMPNELTDSELALYRRLHEISNQTE; this comes from the coding sequence ATGACATCTACCGCTAAGCCTGATTATTGGTCTATTTTAGGGCTAGACCAAGACAGTGATTTACAACAACTTAAGAGTGCTTTTAGGAAAGAGGCCAGGAAATGGCATCCAGATTTAAATAAAGATGACTCAAGCGCTGAAGAACGTTTTAAATTAATTAATGAAGCATATGCTGTATTAAGTGACCCGAAAAAGCGAGTTGCTTGGGAATCTAATTCAGATTTTAAGAGAAGTGATGATGATCTATTTGCAGAAGGATTTCCTTCTTATGAAGAATATATTTCTTTGGTACTTGGAATTGAAAATGATACTGAAATTGACCAAATAGATAATATTAGCTATGAACAACAAGTTGATGATGAATCATATGTAAGTTCCAATGAATATTGGCCTACACCGTCAGAAGTGCCTCCACCTCCAGTTAAATTAGTTGAAGATCTTGAATCTATTGTTGAGTTAACTGTTGATGAAGCTTTAAATGGTTCTCAGGTTGAAGTTGAGTTAGATGATGGCACAATTGTTGAAATAAGAACACCTAAGTTTGCTGGAGATGGCTGGAGATTACGTTTAGCAGGTATTGCTTTTAGTGGTAAAGATCACTTTATTCAACTAAGAGTGCAGACATCTGAAGGCCTTCGTATAGATGGTCTTCGTGTTAATTATCGTCTTGAATTGCTACCGCCAGAGGCTTTGCTTGGTTGTGCTGTAGAAGTTCCAACCTTAAATGGATACGTGACATTACAAGTTCCTCCTAGATCATCAAGTGGAAGACTTCTTAGATTGAGAGGAAGGGGGCTCAATTACGAGGATATTACTGGTGATCAGTATGTCGAGATAGTAATAATTATGCCTAATGAACTTACAGACTCAGAATTGGCTCTTTATAGAAGACTACATGAAATATCAAATCAAACTGAATAA